agtctgctcttctccctgcttcTATAAAATATCTGTgagcatccatctgtccatttcTTTGTGAAAGAACTTTGTCTCTATTTCCATGGACACTGCCTTTTTTGGCATTCTCTGTAGAATTACATGTGTCCACCTCTGTGTCATCAGCTTCTCAGTTGTGAACCGGTTTAGCTGAAAAGTATCGTTTAATGGTTGGAGAGTTTCTCCACTGGACAACAATGATGCTGATGATGTTACTAGTTGGTGTAACATTTCCCATCCTCCCGCCCAGATGACATTATGGAAGACCATTTTGGACCCCGCAGTGAGGCCTCGGACAGCTGGAGCCCAAATGCCATCCCGGGACTTCCTTACCAGCAGTTCCCTGCAGCAGAGACCCCCCGCTGGAGCTCCCGGAGCCGGCCGGTGCGATCCCTCATCTCGGAAGAGGTGCTGGAGGTGCTGCGCACCTctgaccgcaagggtcgtgacgtGGTGGTCGGTCTCTCCAATGCCTGCTGTAAGTGGGGCTGCAGCAAAAGTGAGATCAGCTCCCTGTGCTGAGCACCGTGTtattccagcagggggcgccaaaGAACTGCCCAACCTTGGAGGTCACTTCCCTTCAGGGCCTCATGGGGGCAGACTCCAAGTCCTTTGATCTTGTACAGACTTGCCATCCTCACAGTACTGTTGATTCTCATAAGGTTTGGTTGGCCTCATTCTGCTCTGAACGATGTTGTAGTTGTTATATGTAGAGTTTCAGAGTCACTCTATAGATTTTAATAAAGCTCTTATTTAAATCGTTGTGAATCTCTAATTGTAATCACAGTGGAAGCCCATTCTGTGTGACTGACTTAAAAACAGAGCATTAGCACAGCTCAGCCCTGAAAGATGGGGAGCCTGGAGACTGGCAGGCAAACAGGCTCCCCTAACGATTAAGGGCTCTTCAGCCTGATTGAAATGCTTGTATGCTGATTAACAAACCAGCTTAATGCTCCGACATTACTTCAGAGAAACCACAAAAAATAAGACTTGATGTTTCGTTTCTATATAGTTTCTGTATAATTCAGCATTCATTGCCCTTctcagtattttcaatgaactgTGAAAAACAGACAGGTTTCACTCTGGCGGAGGGAAAGTCTGTTCCCATATGAATGGTAAATATCGGTATTGAGATATCTAAACCTGCCCGAGAAGAATGCATTGATATTATATTGATGTGTTTTGATGTTCCTTATTTCAAAGCTTTGAACAAAGGAAACATATATTTGTGAGATGTCGTTCAATGTCCTGGAGAAGAGAATGTCTCTTTTCGCCTTTGCTCTCGTTGAGGTGAAGCCACAAATAGTGGTGAAGGCAAGTCTGGAGGTCATGGTGCAGGGACGGGGGTCATGGTGCAGGGATGGGGGTCATGATGCAGGGATGGGGGTCATGGTGCAGGGACAGGTAGTATCAGGTGTCCCTGGAgccattggggttaagggcctcgttcAAGCGCCCAACAGCAGCATCGGcttgccaaccctgggattcgAACTAGCGATATTCTGATCAGGCACATAAAGTGCCaactcactgagccacacgtgTCCCCCAGTGAAGAAGAGCATAGACTCCAGGTGAGGCTTGTACTCACAGGGTCAGCATGGATCCGTCAGACATTGCCATATCAGGACCGCACCCTGACCAATCTCGTCGCAGACCACCTTACACGCCCACAGCCAGAAAACCTATGAGGAGATGGATCGCTGGCAACTGTCTGCATTGCTCCTGTTCGGAAAGTGCAAAGCATGCACACCAAGCCCATTTTCAGCCGACGGGATGTGAGTCGGTGAGAGTTGGTCACTGCCTGCTGAGCCAGTGTCTGTGACACCATTGGACAAGGTTGGTTAATGTTGGTGCTGTTTTGGACAATTTAGCATGTTGGATTGGTGTCGGCTTGGTGTGCGCCTGGCTTAAGATAGGTCATGTCAGCCTTCGGTAAAGCCGTTTCAAAAAACCGCAGTGTGCTTGCTATCTGCCATCCTGAAGGGGGCAGTATGTAATGATGAGCGCTAAGACACATTTTAACTCCATGTGGCCCTGAGGCAAGGATGCTCCACTTCTGACATGTAGAAAATGGCTATGCTTACTTCACTAAAACAGAAACAGCCGCGATACTCAGTGTGCAATACTCATGGGAAATGTGGCTTTGTAGGGATGTGTGCCCAAGGTCACAGTCATCCATCGTCTGTGCCCGTCACCAAAGAGTGGGTCAACATCGCACATGAAAAGTGGCTTAAGGAATAATATTACTCATTTAGTTTAAATCTTCCACATTTCTATATCCCCCTTCACCTTCTTTCATCTTGTCTCCATGATCTAAAATTTCACTTCAATTCCAGAACAGACTGGCCCAGGTATTGTTCCTCTGCCAGGTGTGAGAGCAACAAGGTGGATGACCTCATGACATTTCATAATATTGTAACATAGCACTTTAAATGCGGGGGTCCAAGCGACAGTTATGTGAATGCTGGGAtgcggggtgtggggggggggggggggcactgtgatATCTAGCCACAGTTCTTGCTTTGCTAAAATGATGACACAATATCTCACCCAAGAGCAGTAATTCAGAATTCCAGACCCTTCTGTCTCTGCGTTTCCCCCTACAGGCAATTTTGGTAGTTGCGCCTTCAAGAAATTGCTGAAAACAGATAGATGGAGCTAATTTTTCAGAGGAATCTAAATTTAAGGCAAAAAAGACAAAcagtaaatggaaaaaaaatctcacttATAACTGAAAGGATTACTTCTCAAAGTGTTTATGAACAGCTAAAATATGTAGATTTGTACAGATCACTCCTAATATAAAACTGCTTATGGCTCACTGATCTATTTATGTTTGGCAAATTCGCAAGGTGAAATGActcaatatttattattttaatgggagTTAAAGGGTCAGGTCAATGTACCCTTAGGCTAGATTGGCTTAACTGGGCCACTTTCACCATCGAAAAGATAATTTCATCTGCTATAGAAATTATTATCTTGAACTGATGTAAATAACAAATCTGTCATGCGACAGGTGCGTCAGAATGTTTAGTCATTCAGACACACTGGATTCCCAGTGCCAAACTCGTATGCAGGATGAACACGGGCGCGTGCGACAGGTGCGTCAGAATGTTTAGTCATTCAGACACACTGGATTCCCAGCGCCAAACTCGTATGCAGGATGAACACGGGCGCGTGCGACAGGTGCGTCGGAATGTTTAGTCATTCAGACACACTGGATTCCCAGCGCCAAACTCGTATGCAGGATGAACACGGGCGCGTGCGACAGGTGCGTCGGAATGTTTAGTCATTCAGACACACTGGATTCCCAGTGCCAAACTCGTATGCAGGATGAACACGGGCGCGTGCGACAGGTGCGTCGGAATGTTTAGTCATTCAGACACACTGGATTCCCAGTGCCAAACTCGTATGCAGGATGAACACGGGCGCGTGCGACAGGTGCGTCGGAATGTTTAGTCATTCAGACACACTGGATTCCCAGTGCTAAATTTGGATGCAGTTTGTTGCCATGAGAAGCCCGAAGATCCAGACAACTGTAAATACATGACAAAATGCATATATTTGTACAACAGCGCAGACTCTACCTTTCAGTGGTGGGGTTTCCACCTCTACTATGCATGTCAAGgtgattagttgtcattgttgacagcacagcacagcacagcacacaacaagtgtgtcctctgcatgtaacccatatgtgacatcattaCACAGCAGGggacagctaattcagtgcctggTCAGCAGTGTTGGGGGcgataccttgctcagggtatgaCAGTGGCAATTTGCTGGTCAGCGATTTGAACCACCAATCTTTCAATAACAAGTGGGCTTCCCTAACCAGCAGCCCACCACTGCTCTCCCCATGATACACCCaaaggggatggggtgtggctcagtgggtgagGACTGCAATCAAACTGTCCTCAGTTCCTGTgcctggcagagtgatttcatcaCTGGCCCCataagtaaggcccttaacccccagctgctcCAAGGACTGGCTCACCCTGCTTTCTGaggtgtatgttgctttggacacaAGTGTCTGATAAATAAACATCATACAGTTTTCCTCTCATGGTTGAAATCCAAAAAAATATGCTGTAAATAATCTCTCAAATGCCCAGTATTCATGTGGCCTGAGAGCCCGCCAGTGTTTATGGGATTTCATTAACTCAGTTGTAGTTCTATGAGACTACGAAAACTACAGAACTCGGCCCCAGCGGAAAACGTCAGAGGAAATTGGAACGGAAGACGATATGGCTCAAAAACAACAATCGCGCTCAAACGCGCGCATCCCTGTAAAGTGGACAAGGACTGCAAGCGAAAGTAGAGGGAGAAAGCAGGAGGAGTGGCGGTGGCTGCAAGAAGCAGAGTGTTCATTGCAGATTAAGTATCGCTGCAGTCCTCTGGCGTGTTTGTTGGTAGCTGATACCTTTTGACGAAAGGATTAAGGATTCGTTTGGAGAAGGTAACCGCCGCTAAAGGAAAGCAGAGGGGATGGCGGCTTTAGCTGGTTGCTGCGATGCACTGGGCAACCACCTTCGGGCTTTAGGGAAGGGCTGTTCATTTACGCTGTGGGACTTGTTCTGTGAAGTACGGCCGCCGTTTTTCGGTGATGACTTCAGGGTTGTCTTGCTGAAGCGGGCGAATAGACCGTAAACTAAGCCCAAAGCGGAGCCGATGCGGCCTAGCTACTCGGCGGAGCCGGGGACTGGCGTGAATTCTAAGGCAGCCCCAAGGGATCTCCAGCCAGCTTGTGTGGTTTGATTGTACCGTTAATGAATCACTGTGAGTGTTTAAGGCGTATTGATGCTGTCAACGTAATGGTAGAAAAGTCACAGATCTACGAGTGCTTCCGATGTGGGAGAACGTTAGCGCATAGATGGGTGGGTGGCCGGGAAGACTTCGGCCCCTGGCGGGGGGGTCAGCGAGGATGTGTGACACTCTGTCTCAGAGATGGATCAGAAGCGCAGGTTTCTGTCGGATCTCCTCCCTTGGGtagacatgcaaaatatacagatgAGGCCGAGAACGTGTGGACAGCCTGTGCGGTCCCAGAGTCCCGGTCACACGGGCTACGGGCTTCTTTAATATCCGCTCGCAGGTAGCTGTCCCATCGCAGGGCGTGTTCATTGCGTTCGCTGTTCTTTTGATGCCTGTAAACAGTCAGGTGCTTTTTCAAAGCTCGGTGGAgctgaagatggatgaatggagggGTGGATGACACTTCTTTTTCTGTGGTGTTGTGTGTGCTTGACAGTGTCTGAGATGGAGTGGCACCCGGACGAGCAGGGACTCCACCAGGTTCTTCAACTCCTGAAGGATTCGCAGTCTCCGAACACAGCAACGCAGAGGGCTGTGCAGGAAGTATCCTCTCCATTGGAAACAGGAGGCACGCTGCTCCGGATGGTGCGGCTGCTCTGGAGTCTGGGAGATGACCCAGAGgctctgattttttttgttttccacaACAGAGCTCATTGACCCTTTAAGCTTCAGTGAGAGTTTAAGTGCATCAGCTGTGATCCACTTACACGACACTGAAGGGTCTGCTTTGCTGAGCCGTAATGCCAGTAATCTGACCACAGCATTGGTCTCGCTTGCTGCTGATCCAGACTCagcacattttcgctcccttccCTCCCCAAGGCTGCATCCCGAATGTTGTTCTGTCTTGGAATGAGCTGGTCTTTAAGTGTCAGTCTAATGGAGGCTGGGCTGGGGGCCGGGTGCTGTTTTGTTGTCTGTTTTTCTTTCTCGCCTCCTTTTTTTTGTCCTTAATGATGTTTCCAGAAACTGGAGCAGCTGAACCAGTATCCTGACTTCAATAATTATCTCATATTTGTCTTAACAAGCCTGAAATCTGAAGGTATGGATGAACAACAACATGAAATGATTGTGTTTTTTGCTCTCTCTACACATCAGTTGGCAGTGTTGTTTGTGGGGATGTATTGCACATTTTGGCTTGCATGCGTGCTCTTTGTGAGCTGCCTTTGCACAGGGCACCTGTTACAGCTGAATATCTTTTAAGGGTTAGAGGCTGCCTGCTACAAAGCTGATTGGCTTGTGGCGTGGAACAGGTGACTTGTGATGATGATACTTGCTAAGATAAAGCAATCCTTTCCTTAGTAATAAAATTAAACGCTTAGATGCCTTTATTTCTAAAAATAGTTCAGAAGATGCAAAGGTTCATGAACAAATATGGTGACCATATGTTGTGTATAAGATGGGATTATCTGTACCAAAATGTTTCATTGGTATATTTCACCCATGCTAAATGTGTACAAAATATCTTGGTATTCTTGTTGCTTGGAGAAGAGTTAAGGAGAATTGACATGTTAGTCTAACAGATTGTTGTAGGAAAGCCACAGGAAGCTTTATTTTTTCCATTGACCATTTTGGTGAGCCGTGTTGACCTCATTCCGCACGGCCACTGTCCGCGGTGCTAGAAGGTGTCAGGTTAAAGAGTGCAGGCAGAGCATCAGTGGCTGTTGTACAAGGAGAAAACCAGTAGAATTTTGCGCTGTCCTGTCAGCTTGGAGAGAGAACGCGGCTGAGAAGGATATGGGAACGATGCCCATTAGCTTCGCATGTGCAGAAGCGAAAATACACTCGAGGTGCTAAGATGTCTCCATTAGTAAGTTCCAGCATTTTGATCAGCGCTCCCTGGCTCATTCCAGAGTCTTCCATCTTAATGCTCTGTGTATGTTCCTGAAGTAATGGAAGAGGCAGCCCTGGCCTGTCAATTGCGGTGTCAATGGTCTGGTTTTATTACCTTCCTGTGGCTCCTTGTGGCTTTTGCTCTAACAATGGCCGTCTAAAGTTTCAGCACCCGCTGTGTCTCCGGCATCctttcaccccctccccccgccccccccccccgcccccccccgcccccccagatgAGCCCACTCGCTCTCTCAGCGGCCTGATCCTGAAGAACAACGTAAAAGCCCACTACCAGAACCttccgcaggccgtggctgacTTCATCAAGCAGGAGTGCCTGAACAACATCGGGGACCCTTCGCCCCTCATCCGGGCCACCATCGGTGAGGGCAGGATGGGGGTGCCCGTCGGGGTGCCCGTCTGAGCGACTCCCCCGGCTCTGCCAACTCTCTCGTTTTTGCACACCGGCAAAATCGCCATTTTCTCTGAATTATAAACTGCTTAACGTCGTCCTGCTTGTgggatgccctgtatagtgggTGATAAACAGCTTGCGGCGTGGCTCTCTTGTTtgagcagtgccccccccccaatcctcgCCTCTCACACCCCCCCTGGCCCCTCGTCTCTGGAGGTGATGTGCTCTGTTCCTGCTGATGGGCATTGATGGTGTTTGTATTTATACTGCCTGATCTAGAGATTCCTCACACTTCCTCTGTTAAGTTCACCTACCTCTGCAGATCTTTCAGAGCCCCCCTCTCTGctacctctgcccccccccacagggatcCTTATCACGACCATCGCCTCCAAGGGGGAGCTTCAGATGTGGCCTGAGCTTCTCCCTCAGCTGTGTAACCTGCTGAACTCTGAGGACTACAATACGTGTGAGGTCAGTCTCTCTTTGCTCGGCTGATCCGTAATGCTGGATGAATTAGTACTGTCTGATCCAGAGCTCGTTATGGACATTTCTGCCATTGATTCCCTTTGTCTGACCCCTCCCAGGGCTCATTCGGTGCCCTGCAGAAAATCTGTGAGGACTCCTCAGAGCTGCTGGACAGTGAAGCCCTGGATCGGCCCTTAAACATCATGATCCCCAAGTTCCTGCAGTTCTTCAAACATTGTAGCCCCAAGATCAGGTGagcctgtcaccccccccccccccaccttccaggGGGTGACATTTCTACAAGCCGTGTGCACAGAATTTCAGTTTTCACCAAAGCAAGATGCAAGTTATTAATCTGATAAAGCAAAGTACAGTACAGACTCGTGTCATTAGAAAGGGTGTGATGTTTGTCATTAGCGTTTCAAAGGGATTCTTGTGTTACTGCATTTCGCAAATGTGTAAACTCCGCGTGCCCAGGTCCCACGCCATCGCCTGCGTGAACCAGTTCATCATCAGCCGCGCTCAGGCACTGATGGACAACATCGACACTTTTATTGAGGTGGGACACCCCCTACCCCGCCGCCCCGGATTGAGTTGACCCAGCCCTGCCCATGTGACCCTGCTCCCCACCTTGCCCCGCAGAGCCTGTTTGCCCTGGCAGCAGACGAGGACTGCGAGGTGAGGAAGAACGTGTGCCGAGCCCTGGTGATGCTGCTGGAGGTCCGCATCGACAGACTTATCCCCCACATGCACAGCATCATACAGGTGGGGCTCCGCCATAGGCCCGTCCTGCTGTCAGTCAGAGCCCCTAGCCAATCCCGTGCAGCCCATCCATtaaccctcccccctccccccagtacaTGCTGCAGCGCACGCAGGACCCTGATGAGAACGTGGCCCTGGAAGCCTGCGAGTTCTGGCTCACCCTGGCGGAGCAGCCCATCTGCAAGGAGGTGCtgtccagccacctcctccagtgaGTCCGCGCCCTTTAAGGTTAGCAGCCTTTGGCTATGTACCCCCATCCCCACTGATCACCCCCCCTTGCCTGTGCAGGCTGACCCCCATCCTGGTGAACGGGATGAAGTACTCGGAGATCGACATCATCCTCTTAAAGGTGAGCCCGCACCCCCCACAATTCCATTTTCTGTCCTCTACCAGTTTGCTCTCCCTCTCGCTCCGTTTCCCCTCTCTCCCTCACTCACCCCCCACCatcccactctctctctctcctttactCCCCTCTCTTttgccatctctctctctctctttcttcatCCCTCCTTCAACGCCAATCAAACCTCTTTCCTGGTGTGAAATGTCAGCCATTTATCACTTGCATCTCAGGAAATTAGATTAATTCAAGAGTTAAACGGGCAGTTTTCTGTGTTTTATGATGCTGGTGAACAGAAATACAGGCTTTTTTATGGGCAAAGGGTGGCTTTCGGTCTGTCTCTGCATCGCCGTTCTTTCTTAGTATCTCTCATGCACCGTAACGTCAGCGAAAGTGGGACAGGCTGCCACGTCCAAACCTTCCGTAAACCCGGAAAATCCAATCCATAATCGATATAGTCGATCTAATAACGgtggtgctggcagtgaaacTACTTGCCAGCATATTAGCGGAATAAGGTTACagcgtttttttttattctgtgaaaaacGAAAGATTAtttaataaagtataaatatgtcGCAGATCAAATAAAGACAATATTGTGGTGTCCGAATGTCAAAGACATGAGGTGGATTGCAGAGTTAAAGTTCTGGTGAAGTGTTTTGTTGTGCGATCCTGGAAAGGACACTGGTACAGTAGTGTGTGAGAGAATTTACTCACATAGACGGGGGAGAAATATGGCCTTTTAAGGAGACAAAAGTGTATATAGGCAATAGAGAGCAGCAAGCCTTTCTCTGAAAACCATTCTTTTCTGGTTCAGCATCCTAGAAAAATGTATAATCTGGAGATCGAAATAGATACAAACAAACGGAATACATTTGTGCCTTTCCTTTATTCTCGCTTCCACCTATGTAACATAACAATTCCAGTCTTTTTGGAAAGTGGTGGAAACGCGGGCaggttctcaaaaggcaccaagtgaGGGCCAGCCTGGTACCGGCTCCGGCTCTGTGCTGGTGGGAACAAggtgcctgtctctctgccagcctccctctgtctcttctgCGCCCCCAGGCGCCTCTCCCTATTCTCCACGCCCCAGTCTCTAAAAGCGCATGTTCCTTTTCCAGGGAGACGTGGAGGAGGATGACACGGTGCCCGACAGCGAACAGGACATCAAGCCGCGCTTCCACAAGTCGCGCACTGTCACACTGCAGCAcgagggcgggggtgggggtggcggtGGCGGCGGCGAGGAGGGTGAGGATATtgacgaggacgaggacgatGACGATGACACGCTGTCCGACTGGAACCTCAGTGAGTGTCCCTGAGCGGGCGGGCGGGCGTTTTAGAGGAGGGGGTGCTGATGCGGAGGTCGTCACGGAGAGACGGTTATCCTAACCTGGGGTGTCAAGGGGACCTGCTTATCAGTGGAAGATGGAGGAGCACTGGCAGGAGCTCCCTCTCTGAGGTGGTCCCCGAAAACCTCACCTAGGTCAGCAGtgttcccctgccccccccccagggaagtGCTCAGCGGCCGCCCTGGACGTCCTGGCCAATGTGTTTCGGGAGGAGCTGCTGCCTCACCTGCTGCCCCTGCTGAAGGGGCTCCTCTTCCACCCCGACTGGGTCATCAAGGAGTCCGGTATCCTGGTGCTGGGGGCCATCGCAGAAGGTCAGGCTTGGCCCCGTCGTCTGTCTCTGTCACATCACATGTTGCTCAGAATGGATCGCCACGTAGAATAGCTTTTTTAGGGTATGTGATCATGTTGGGCCCTGCTGTTGTACCATTTAGCTGGACCCTCACCCAGTATTGCTGAGCAGCTGATAagggtgatggtgatgatgatgactaTCCCCCCCCAGGCTGCATGGAGGGCATGGTGCCCTTCCTGCCTGTAGGGTcaccccacactctgctcctcttTGCCAGGCTGCATGCAGGGCATGGTGCCCTACCTGCCCGAGCTCATCCCCCACCTCATCCAGTGCCTATGTGATAAGAAGGCCCTGGTTCGCTCCATCGCCTGCTGGACCCTCAGCCGCTACGCCCACTGGGTGGTCAGCCAGCCGCCCGACTCCTACCTCAAGCCGCTCATGACGGAGCTGCTCAAGAGGATCCTGGATGGGAACAAGAGGGTGCAGGAGGCAGCCTGCAGGTCTGTGAACATTCACCAGAGGCCCTCAGCACCTCCCTCTGTGAAACACCCTCCTAGATCTAACCAGCAGACCTCATTTTATGCTGCCTAATGTTACCCATTTGTGAATGTATGGTGTGTCAGTTAGCTCATGGTGTGCCACCTTCTACCCCCCCCAGCGCGTTCGCCACCCTGGAGGAGGAGGCCT
The sequence above is a segment of the Brienomyrus brachyistius isolate T26 chromosome 5, BBRACH_0.4, whole genome shotgun sequence genome. Coding sequences within it:
- the LOC125742619 gene encoding transportin-2, translated to MEWHPDEQGLHQVLQLLKDSQSPNTATQRAVQEKLEQLNQYPDFNNYLIFVLTSLKSEDEPTRSLSGLILKNNVKAHYQNLPQAVADFIKQECLNNIGDPSPLIRATIGILITTIASKGELQMWPELLPQLCNLLNSEDYNTCEGSFGALQKICEDSSELLDSEALDRPLNIMIPKFLQFFKHCSPKIRSHAIACVNQFIISRAQALMDNIDTFIESLFALAADEDCEVRKNVCRALVMLLEVRIDRLIPHMHSIIQYMLQRTQDPDENVALEACEFWLTLAEQPICKEVLSSHLLQLTPILVNGMKYSEIDIILLKGDVEEDDTVPDSEQDIKPRFHKSRTVTLQHEGGGGGGGGGGEEGEDIDEDEDDDDDTLSDWNLRKCSAAALDVLANVFREELLPHLLPLLKGLLFHPDWVIKESGILVLGAIAEGCMQGMVPYLPELIPHLIQCLCDKKALVRSIACWTLSRYAHWVVSQPPDSYLKPLMTELLKRILDGNKRVQEAACSAFATLEEEACTELVPYLSFILDTLVFAFGKYQHKNLLILYDAIGTLADSVGHHLNQAEYIQKLMPPLIQKWNELKDEDKDLFPLLECLSSVATALQSGFLPYCEPVYQRCVTLVQKTLAQAMMYIQHPDQYEAPDKDFMIVALDLLSGLAEGLGGHVEQLVARSNIMTLLFQCMQDTMPEVRQSSFALLGDLTKACFPHVKPCIAEFMPILGTNLNPEFISVCNNATWAIGEICMQMGAEMQPYVGLVLNNLVEIINRPNTPKTLLENTAITIGRLGYVCPQEVAPMLQQFIRPWCTSLRNIRDNEEKDSAFRGICVMIGVNPGGVIQDFIFFCDAVASWVSPKEDLREMFYKILHGFKDQVGEDNWHQFSEQFPPLLKERLSACYGV